Below is a window of Impatiens glandulifera chromosome 2, dImpGla2.1, whole genome shotgun sequence DNA.
CCACAACTATTTATTTTGTGAATGTTCATCTCGTCACATCTTTATTCGGCTTAGTTATTTGAGTATGGTTATTGATTGTCAACTCCCACTAGACCGAAACATCGCATCCAGCCCAAGCTTACTTTTCTTGCCATACCGAAACTTACTACTATCTTAATTCTATCCTCGAGAGACCATCAACCCGAGATATAATGCCATGGCCATGGACTAGAAAGTAGTGTTTCGACAAGAGGCCTTTGAGTATATTCATTCTTGTTCCTAGCACAAGAGTTGTGACTTCTTTATTGGCTACTCACATTATCATTATATATCTTTTACATACCTAACCACTAGCTCTTGGTCGCCCTTTTATAGATCGATCGTAACTAGTATTAAAGTACATGATCCACACATATGATTTTACTTGAGCACCTCAAGTCTAAGGATAATTCACTATAGTAGCTATGAGACGTGCCATTGAcatagaataaatatattaccgTGAGGGGTCTCATGCAGGACACTCCAATGCATTGTTAACACCTCAACAACCACATGTATGTTCATTCAGATTATCAATTATAGTCTCGAGTCATAGGAACACTCGCTTGATCAAATCAAGCAATGCAACACACACTAGTCTTACCGATTTAATGATGTCCTATCTCAATAAACCTATGACTAGGGATCCTTTTTGATATGAACGTTATGTAATATAATAAGAGGCCTATCTCATGATCTCTATCATAAACAATTTTATACTAGTATCATATCATGGACTTCAACAAATTCATATTaagaaaatacttttttttacaaataaataatagtataaaacaaagaagatgcctttattaattgaaataatattcaattattataattatgtgCCAAGGTGATGGCCATTGTCATAGTCTTGATATTCCAATCATCATAGTCTTCATTTGAGAACATTGGGATTTTGTTTAGGAGAgatattattttggtatttgcgatttcttgagaatagaaaacttggctttaataccacttgttaaaatcggtgacaacaatagaaggggaggttgaatattgttatgctaattttgactttcaatgcgattttaatcttgttatagattaaaatatgtttctattcttcaacaAATCGTAGCAAGATTTGAACGAATTTAAGTGCAGAAAGTACTTGCTATATTTGCAACAGCAGAAAATGAACTGTAAGACGCAGTAAGGAAATAACACacggttttatggatgtttgtaGATAAAACTCATATATCATCGCTTCTTCCGTTttcagaaggattccactagaagactctAATCTCTATAGTGACtatacaaacccagtcagaactcaggacttaacaactgtctgttctgaacttctagctatcacactctattgaacaaacaacgttctgttcaacttacaatgctgaAAATACACTCAAGTAGTGTAGTAAAATATTCCTCAACTTAACGTAGTGATTTATAGAATCAacaagagagaaagtaaacacaGAGCTAAGCAATTCAGAGATCGTGCGATCAATAGATTCAAAATTGCCAAAAGAGAAATCAAGATCGCGCAGGAGAGAGATTCGTCATTGTACTCTAATGCCTTTTTATATCTGAAGTGTAGGAATGGTCAAATCTAATTCGTAGATACGTATCAGCTTTCTGATGGTTGTACGCCAGGTGTACGGGATAGTACGCAAGAATAATATTCGTTGGATCGTGGCGTACAGGATGGTAGTGCACGGAGTATTCGTTTAGAACGTGGTGTACTGGATAGTATTGTGTGAGCTAGTGGAAAAGTCAAGTACATGACAGTTGTACATTTTGGCGTATTAAGCTGACGTGGAAGACTGTTCATAGTGAACAAAGTTATTGGCGCAACGCTGCTGTTCGCTACTCTATTAAGCTGACGTAGCAAGACTACTGCTCGTTACACGGTTGTTAACGTAACATAGTTGTGCTGAAGGAGCAAGGTTGTTGTCAGCGCTTTTTCATACTACTGTTGAGGCAAGGCTACTActagcgcttctttagactgctGTTGAATCAATGTTGATGTTcgtgcttcttcagactgttgTTGAAGCGAGGCTTCTGCTAGCGTTTCTTTAAACTGCTGATGACGCAAGTTGGCTACCAGCGCTTCTTCAACCCTGCTGTTGAAGCAAGCCAACTGCCAACATGCTGAAATCAACTGTGTTGTTGGCAACTATGCTGCCAACGAGTCTTCAACTTTGCTTACGTCGGCTCTGATGCTCGCGTCTCTTCAGCTTTACCTGCGCATTAAACATTTGCATAACatagttttattcaattatcaacatatcatcactACGTcgtattgatttttattatcctaagttcattttaatcaattaaagtgtttttcttaattaaacttaattaaagaTTTCTTCTTTAACCTTAATTTAATCGATTTccccttttttttctttctttaacttaatttaacaattctTAATTTAGTCTGAAAATTGtaagtttgtatcttttgatacaaaTTGTGAAAACATGATCTGTAAGTTGTTGTTAGCTCTATTAGAAGTACGAATCACAACCCCTAATCCTAAAACCAATCAATTGAGCCGTAAGACAGTCTATTTTCCAAAACGATTTCTAGGACAAGATTTGGGAACTTTCGAATTATGTCATCTAATAGcctaatttttgtttcaataacTTCTAAATGATGTTTATAGTCAAACATGACccaaacaagaacatcaatcaagctctgtaacaaactttaaaactgaaattttaaattttatttcaaaattttcagttcgatcaaacatgatcgggatggacgttttatgattttaaattaatcctaacatgtttacaaacatgttaggcatatatttgaatcaaaattcaagctcAAAAGCTTaagaataataaattcaaaattttcaattttacaaattttattttgacattttaaaaagTGATGAtgacaaaattataatttaaaaaaaataaactgtaatctaatatataaatttaaaaaaaaaaactttttaatacaattttatatttttgttacttTTACCTTAGAAACGTAatatctattttatattaattaattttatattataatacaaataaaattatatcactttaactttaataaattttaaacaaatagagatgaataaaaaatatcactttccattaataacattatttatttaaggatATAATTCATTTGGATAACTCAAAACTAAAAAGTTTCTATTAAGTTAAGATTTAAGTAATATTACGgtaatataaagttattatcAATTTCAATATGGCTCAAATATGtgtatttatatgaatatactAAGCTTCGTGGTGAATGTGAATCCCTTAGTAATAATTTcttatgagttatttaaattttatcatgTCCGTACGTTTAAGTATTCTATTTATCTTAAttggatttatttttcaaactaattATGCTATCGGCGAGGATAACACCAAAAAAGTAGTTAAATATAGTATCAACAGGACTGTGCATGTTAATAACAACCTGACAAATGTTCGAACACCACTAATAATAAGATGTAAGTCGTCCGACCCCATCGATGATCTCGGTTTTCACACATTACATCAAGGCATGAATTTCCAATGGAGTtttcgaattaatttttttgggaCTACCGTCTACTTTTGTTATTTTAGTTCGAATAGAAAAACTACATTATTCAATGTgtttgataataatataattgctACTTGTAGTGCTGCTGATTGTTATTGGGTAGTTAAAGATGATGGTTTCTATTTGAGCGGTGATAACAAAACTTTTTCTAAAATACATAATTGGCCGGAGTGGAAGGATGtttattataatcttatttCTTAATATCTATATGTATTggaataaaacttaaattattatctATATGTATTggaataaaacttaaattattatattggatagtttgtttaattttaaagtgtcaattaaatttctctctcctataaTCTATTTTAActatctttcttaattaatttatataaatataatatttgtttaaaatcttTTTCATATATTAAGGCACAtgaatagaaataaatttttttctctatctaatttatatacattatctcttattaatataattttttatttactctattatatatatatatatatatataattatctttttatatctaatttatagaaaaaaaattaattaaaaaataaacaaattttatttatatatatttaaatatataaaaagataaattaagattagagagaaaataaaaaataatttctatgaTAATTCAttctattaaaaaatcattatcatttttaattaatttatatattttctccctctttaattcaatttttttatttatatatataaataaaattaattaagaaaataaactaaattttaattttatatatatgctTGTAAAAAGAAAGAGACTGAgctatgtaaaatatatatgggGTTCATTTCTCCAATCACAAAAAGTCCATAGGAAGTTCCAAACCATCCAATGCATCGATCCATTTCTTCCTCAACTTTGTTGGCTTTCGGTTTCTTTTTTGATCAAGTTCTGTCGTACTTTCTATATCGGAATCTTTTATTGGGTCATTAATCGAGTTTCCCATCAGATGAGTGTCCCATAAACCCTATCAACATCAAAATCTCTTTAACATATCCAATTACAGTCAAACTATATAATGCAAAATAGTGATATACCTTGGTGAGCCTTTGTATGCGTGAAGCTGCTGATTCATGAACCACAACCATGTCGGGTTCAACTTCAACCACATCCTCCACAAACAAAGAATAGGTGCTTACCAAAGTTGAGGGGATGATAGATATTCCAAAGGAATCAAGTTCTAGAGACTCTATAGCTCCAGTGTTGATGTCAAAGGTATAACCACGCACCTAGCAAGAAAGATTGGTAGATAGATATTGAAATTGAGCTTTCATTAGCGATTTGTCAACATTGGTGGAAGATAATACCTTTCCCATATTTCGTTGACCTTCGGTTACCACATCATATCCTACCTGACAAATGAGCAGATCAATTGAATAGCGAAAAAGAAAAGAACATACAGTTATAGGACTTGTctcaattaataaataacatGTAATACCAACGTCTCCAGTCCaatcattttcatttcattttccaTCACGCTCTCATCTGGAACGAGCACAACATCACCTACCTAGATCCCAACATAATCATAACTTATTCTATCAGCAAACTGAACATTTATGTACTTGTACATGATAGATTACACTATATTgtcaaaataaaaggaaaaactATAAGATTGGAGCAATAATAAGCAATATCCAGTTAACAAGAAGAGTGGAGCAATAATAATTTGTGCCAAAGTAAACTAGAAatacaaatcaaatattaagGAATTGAATGGCGCAATAAGAATGTAAGAATGTGATGTAACATATAAGGATTAGATACACTTGTAGTTTTCATAAGATTAGATTATAGATAGTATATAATAGAAACATGATGTAACATATATATAGGATATTTCATAGGACTTGGAGAAGCCATTTGCAACTGGGCATCCTTTCAATATTTCAATTGTTCAGAAACTACACCCAATTCTTCTAAAGTGCTTGAATTTCCTCATTGACTGCATGTTTCCATTTTGTGTGATTATGTGTTTGTATCAATGTTGGTTGGTTGGCACTTGTATGGTATCAAACAAGGTTAACCATCATAGGATATGAAATTGGGTGCCTTCTTAATGCAATTTATATCTCGACTATCCGATATTGGTCAAACTGAATCATGATTACAGAGTTGTATTTGTATGAATGCAGGTAGGATCTGGATTGGTAAAACTGAATCATGATTCAGATAGAGTCTTCAgataaccaatatatatatatatatatatacaaaagtAAGAATTACAACTAAAGTGAGATGATATATCATATACCTGACTAACATCATCAAGAAGAAATCTTTCTGATTCCCCAGAAAGAAGGCTTGGACGAACCTCTATAACCACCACCAGCCACTGAGAAAGTTTATTATGAGTTTGAATCAGGTTTCCAGTCTTCAACCTCTTCAAAACACACAAGAAAATCGAACAAAGATACTGAATTCAGTTATGActtacagaatttgtatccacCCATAATTGGGAGATGAAGCCCAAACTGAGAGCAGATCTTGAGCTGATAACTTGTTTCGCTAACATTTTGGATCTATTCATCAATTGTCTTCTGATGTTCCCTTTATTATTGATCTCCTTCTTCTGTCTTATCCTCTCATCGCTATCTTTCAATTTCTCCACGCCAGTCTCCTCGCGAAGGTCGAAGAAATCAGAATCTGCATCGCTGCGACCCGATTTGAGCTCAATCTGCCGCTCACTCCGTTGGACGAAAAAATCATTTTGGTTCTGTTTTTCTGGCTCCTTCCAATGATTTCCGAATCTGGGTCGTCTATTTTTTAATTCGTTTGGTTTGAGACAAGAGATGACGAGTGGGTATCCTTTGTCTGAGGTTGAAAGTAGCTGCTGCAATCGACCGATTCTAGAACTGGAGATACATATATGTGACACAGATTGGACGGTAAAACAAGAATGGGGGAAGAGAATTGGCGTTGAAGAAACGCAATCGGAGATGGAGAAATGAAGGGAAGGCATGAGGAATTGCGTGAAGATTTCTCAGCTTATTTCTTGAGCAGTTCAATCAACTATCTATCATCCATGGAAGACGAAAAGgaagagaaaataaatgattatttttttttatatgaaggaaggtttttaatttttttttttaatttgaaaaacataaattcataaaatataacttcTTCTCATTCTAAAGTAATATAGTTTACTAATCAAacttaattatcatttttttacatttttattaatactataacttattattaaatatattttcaatttaattatt
It encodes the following:
- the LOC124926414 gene encoding uncharacterized protein LOC124926414 codes for the protein MPSLHFSISDCVSSTPILFPHSCFTVQSVSHICISSSRIGRLQQLLSTSDKGYPLVISCLKPNELKNRRPRFGNHWKEPEKQNQNDFFVQRSERQIELKSGRSDADSDFFDLREETGVEKLKDSDERIRQKKEINNKGNIRRQLMNRSKMLAKQVISSRSALSLGFISQLWVDTNSWLVVVIEVRPSLLSGESERFLLDDVSQVGDVVLVPDESVMENEMKMIGLETLVGYDVVTEGQRNMGKVRGYTFDINTGAIESLELDSFGISIIPSTLVSTYSLFVEDVVEVEPDMVVVHESAASRIQRLTKGLWDTHLMGNSINDPIKDSDIESTTELDQKRNRKPTKLRKKWIDALDGLELPMDFL